A genomic stretch from Nitrospirota bacterium includes:
- a CDS encoding tetratricopeptide repeat protein, with amino-acid sequence MGENSQSGGYQQQNSSKKQRFSWKLIVIAIGVLCVLIIGGFYLKNYLERSDPKYYMKHYSTGIQFYNNAMFDLAIEEFTKSMKARPDSFEPYYGMGLTYLKVKKLDEATTYLKKAVTIRPERVDILYSLGVAYQRMGRLEKALEIYYIIGKKDPNAVQVFSNVGVVHVKMGNFDKAYQSLQYAIKIKPDYYPAYFNLAKAYETQGKINLAIIELQHLKDIAVKQHDTSGVAEAAQQRIAQLKNIKK; translated from the coding sequence ATGGGAGAGAACAGCCAATCAGGCGGCTATCAGCAGCAAAACTCATCAAAAAAGCAGAGGTTTTCATGGAAACTTATTGTAATAGCTATAGGCGTGTTATGTGTACTCATTATAGGTGGGTTTTATCTAAAGAATTATTTAGAGAGGTCTGACCCTAAATATTACATGAAACATTACAGTACAGGGATACAGTTTTATAATAATGCAATGTTTGACCTGGCTATTGAAGAGTTTACAAAATCTATGAAGGCACGGCCTGATAGTTTTGAACCATACTATGGTATGGGACTGACTTATTTAAAGGTCAAAAAGTTAGATGAAGCAACTACCTATCTGAAAAAAGCTGTAACAATAAGGCCGGAGCGGGTGGATATTTTATATTCACTCGGCGTGGCATATCAACGCATGGGCAGGCTGGAAAAGGCATTAGAGATATATTATATAATAGGTAAAAAGGACCCTAACGCAGTTCAGGTGTTCAGCAATGTTGGTGTTGTTCATGTTAAAATGGGAAACTTTGATAAGGCATATCAGTCTTTACAGTATGCCATTAAGATAAAACCCGATTACTATCCGGCATACTTTAACCTTGCGAAGGCTTATGAAACGCAAGGTAAAATAAACCTTGCAATAATTGAGTTGCAGCATCTGAAAGATATTGCTGTGAAACAGCATGACACAAGCGGGGTAGCCGAAGCTGCTCAACAGCGGATAGCACAATTAAAAAATATTAAGAAGTAA
- a CDS encoding SUMF1/EgtB/PvdO family nonheme iron enzyme, with the protein MNKKMLNRILLLFALIMIFAGCSHLHQIAERKIPDDMVYIPAGWFDMGSSESDGRIGFNIGVDEVPKHKVFVSTFYIDRYEVTNAQFRDFLNDTANPYRPSHWEEHDTFTKGEEEHPVVDVDWLDGYSYCKWAGKRLPAEAEWEKAARGTDSRLYPWGNELGSGYANTLEEGRRWTVPVGSYPKDISPYGVYDMAGNVREWVDGRYDIYPGNNVDPQHYSGAYRILRGGSYEVPLYRYARTASRHAIASTIATRGHNWHSNFDHGFRCAKTP; encoded by the coding sequence ATGAACAAAAAGATGCTTAACCGTATACTTCTGTTGTTTGCTTTAATAATGATATTTGCAGGCTGTAGTCATCTTCATCAGATTGCAGAAAGAAAAATACCGGATGATATGGTATATATACCTGCGGGTTGGTTTGATATGGGGAGTTCTGAGTCTGACGGCAGGATTGGTTTTAATATCGGTGTAGATGAAGTACCGAAACATAAAGTGTTTGTAAGTACATTTTATATTGACCGTTATGAAGTTACAAATGCCCAATTCCGTGATTTTCTAAATGATACGGCTAACCCTTACAGGCCGAGTCACTGGGAAGAGCATGATACATTTACAAAAGGGGAGGAGGAACATCCTGTGGTTGACGTAGACTGGCTGGACGGTTATTCCTATTGTAAGTGGGCGGGAAAGAGATTACCGGCTGAGGCTGAATGGGAGAAGGCGGCCCGTGGTACCGACTCAAGGCTGTATCCATGGGGGAATGAATTAGGCAGTGGTTATGCGAATACATTGGAAGAAGGCAGAAGATGGACAGTACCTGTTGGGAGTTATCCTAAAGACATCAGCCCTTATGGGGTCTATGATATGGCAGGAAATGTAAGAGAATGGGTTGACGGGAGATATGATATATATCCCGGTAATAACGTTGACCCACAACACTATTCAGGGGCTTACCGTATACTAAGGGGTGGTTCTTATGAAGTACCTCTTTACAGATATGCGAGAACTGCTTCAAGACACGCAATTGCTTCAACCATTGCAACGAGAGGGCATAACTGGCACTCCAACTTTGACCACGGATTCCGATGCGCTAAAACCCCATGA
- a CDS encoding putative Ig domain-containing protein, with the protein MQNETSMNVLLTNDDEKPHPHLNPLPEGEEISLPDTEWGRVRVGIAVSSIDRFYTSVLRLGKTVYIFAFLIFIFNLLLIPSAQSAVTDWTVHVKVSVPDPRGTDGTIWNHLIAGVRHGASDGFDSAWDTASMVEIDDPVQSMFMHGIQPEDSNNDGTIDKWACKNKEDGYPVYGCSLWRDIRTFGGERTWSFVVLSTVNGGTITLNWNFEYIPKDIDISLVDLSFPSDSIDMEKTGLYLFTNTFNAGKKYGIRYFEIRMKAKGLFMGPPDLPDATLGTLYDNRVSVINGDPVWSLLDGRLPEGMSLDVTTGQISGTPSETGTFKFTLKGVDRVTGNSKTQEFTLNINSIPKIDTFSLSDGVLGNEYSDKIAVTGGSKPIAWFVTGNLPEGLMLDGKTGVIYGTPLVPGIYNFTISIKDANNAVDSMDYQLIIIEPADKTPPDKISDLRVAHLTNNSVLLIWSAPLDDSVTHTAAIYDIRFIENCVSPDELNGGTWDNAVEVTGEPRPQIGAIQTYSLSGIKAGTHYCIAIRSRDAIGHVSAVSNVVTLPLSPDVNISNLSELTSTVSLSKGYNLISIPLIPVLNERESIFSFTVGSPVSLYRWYSAYPDLSSPRYYLENIVQPGLGYFIYSPADNLKLVISGLEIEDKEYSVGLQNGWNMVGNPYNKSVPLADIMVRKTSSFEIMTYIDAVKAGWIGNSIYQLKDGNYDFASFNDDPPAMFEPWLGYWVHVNEEDGVEIIFRRQ; encoded by the coding sequence ATGCAAAATGAAACATCTATGAATGTATTACTTACAAATGATGATGAAAAACCCCACCCTCACCTTAATCCTCTCCCTGAGGGAGAGGAAATTTCCCTCCCCGATACTGAATGGGGGCGGGTCAGGGTGGGGATAGCGGTATCTTCTATTGATAGGTTTTATACATCAGTGCTGAGATTAGGGAAAACGGTTTATATTTTTGCATTTTTGATTTTTATATTTAATCTTCTTCTTATTCCATCTGCACAATCTGCTGTTACTGACTGGACCGTTCATGTTAAGGTCTCTGTTCCTGACCCCAGGGGTACGGATGGAACTATCTGGAATCATCTTATTGCAGGAGTAAGACATGGTGCATCGGATGGCTTTGACAGTGCATGGGATACAGCCTCCATGGTTGAGATTGACGATCCGGTGCAGTCAATGTTTATGCATGGGATTCAACCGGAAGATAGTAATAATGATGGAACGATAGATAAATGGGCATGTAAAAATAAAGAGGATGGTTATCCTGTTTACGGGTGTTCACTCTGGAGGGATATAAGGACTTTTGGGGGAGAAAGGACATGGTCATTTGTAGTGCTTTCTACAGTGAACGGCGGGACAATAACACTTAATTGGAATTTTGAATATATACCTAAGGATATTGATATTTCACTCGTTGATTTGTCATTTCCTTCGGACAGTATTGATATGGAGAAAACCGGTTTATATTTGTTTACCAATACATTTAATGCCGGGAAGAAGTATGGAATTCGATATTTTGAGATACGGATGAAGGCTAAGGGGCTTTTTATGGGGCCGCCTGACCTGCCTGATGCAACCCTCGGCACTTTATATGATAACAGGGTGTCTGTAATCAACGGTGATCCGGTATGGAGCTTACTCGACGGCAGGCTCCCGGAAGGGATGTCATTAGATGTAACAACAGGTCAAATTTCAGGTACCCCTTCAGAAACCGGTACATTTAAATTTACATTAAAAGGCGTTGACCGGGTTACAGGAAACAGTAAGACACAGGAGTTTACACTTAATATTAACTCTATCCCTAAGATTGATACCTTCAGCCTGTCGGATGGTGTTCTCGGGAATGAGTATAGCGATAAAATTGCTGTGACAGGAGGCAGTAAACCGATTGCATGGTTTGTAACCGGAAATCTCCCTGAAGGTCTGATGCTTGATGGTAAGACAGGAGTTATTTACGGCACACCTCTTGTCCCTGGAATATATAATTTCACTATTTCAATAAAAGATGCCAATAATGCGGTTGATTCTATGGACTATCAGCTCATCATCATCGAACCGGCTGATAAGACCCCTCCTGATAAAATAAGTGATTTACGTGTTGCCCATCTTACAAATAATTCAGTATTGCTTATCTGGTCTGCACCGTTGGATGACAGCGTTACACATACCGCTGCTATTTATGATATAAGGTTTATCGAAAATTGTGTAAGTCCTGATGAGTTAAACGGCGGTACATGGGATAATGCCGTTGAAGTAACCGGTGAGCCGAGACCTCAGATCGGGGCTATTCAGACTTATTCATTAAGCGGGATAAAGGCAGGTACGCATTACTGCATTGCAATAAGAAGCAGGGATGCTATAGGACATGTTTCGGCAGTATCGAATGTTGTTACATTACCGCTGTCGCCTGATGTCAATATATCTAATCTTTCGGAGTTGACTTCAACTGTGTCCTTAAGCAAAGGGTACAACCTTATTTCTATTCCGTTGATACCGGTTTTAAATGAAAGAGAATCCATTTTCAGCTTTACTGTGGGCAGTCCGGTGTCATTATACAGATGGTATTCAGCATACCCGGACCTTTCCTCTCCAAGGTATTATCTTGAAAATATTGTACAGCCTGGATTGGGGTACTTTATATATTCTCCTGCCGACAACTTGAAATTAGTTATCAGCGGACTCGAGATTGAAGATAAGGAATATTCTGTCGGATTACAGAACGGGTGGAACATGGTCGGCAATCCTTATAATAAGTCAGTACCATTGGCCGATATTATGGTTAGAAAGACCTCATCATTTGAAATAATGACTTATATTGATGCAGTAAAAGCAGGGTGGATCGGTAATTCTATATATCAGTTGAAAGATGGAAATTATGATTTTGCATCTTTCAATGATGACCCGCCTGCAATGTTTGAACCCTGGCTCGGATATTGGGTTCATGTAAATGAAGAAGACGGCGTAGAGATAATCTTCAGGAGACAGTGA
- a CDS encoding formylglycine-generating enzyme family protein, which produces MVLFFSGCSIAGKEVKAPLPPEDMVYVPAGWFLMGSTEKDGRLGQSVGVDELPQHKVYLKGFYIDRYEVTVGDYKFFLKQTNRVAPRIWTKGEWVKMYPSPEDNHPMNGVTWYDADEYCRWKGKRLPTEAEWEKSARGTDGRQWPWGNEPDSMEQPRANTLDKGIGWTTPVGSYPAGVSPYGVHDMAGNVMEWTSSWYEAYPGSTLKRDEFGQRYKVLKGGSWENHIVPYARSAYRHTVTPKWDHPGHGFRCAMDE; this is translated from the coding sequence TTGGTTTTATTTTTTTCAGGATGCAGTATAGCAGGGAAAGAAGTTAAGGCACCTTTACCCCCTGAAGACATGGTATATGTCCCTGCCGGTTGGTTCCTTATGGGTAGTACTGAAAAAGACGGACGATTAGGACAGTCTGTTGGTGTTGACGAGCTTCCACAGCATAAAGTATATCTAAAAGGATTTTATATAGATCGTTATGAGGTAACGGTAGGAGATTATAAATTTTTTCTGAAACAGACAAACAGGGTAGCACCGAGGATATGGACTAAGGGAGAGTGGGTTAAGATGTACCCTTCTCCAGAAGATAACCACCCTATGAATGGCGTAACTTGGTATGATGCTGATGAATATTGCAGATGGAAGGGCAAAAGACTTCCTACAGAGGCAGAGTGGGAAAAATCAGCACGGGGCACAGATGGCCGTCAATGGCCGTGGGGAAATGAACCTGATAGTATGGAACAGCCGAGGGCGAATACACTGGATAAAGGCATTGGGTGGACAACCCCTGTCGGCAGTTATCCTGCAGGAGTAAGCCCGTATGGTGTACATGATATGGCAGGAAATGTTATGGAATGGACATCTTCATGGTACGAAGCATATCCCGGGAGCACATTAAAAAGGGATGAGTTCGGACAACGCTATAAAGTTCTTAAAGGCGGTTCATGGGAGAACCACATTGTTCCTTATGCAAGGTCTGCTTACAGGCATACTGTAACACCTAAGTGGGACCATCCTGGGCATGGATTTAGATGTGCAATGGATGAGTAA
- a CDS encoding tetratricopeptide repeat protein codes for MKDWLDKRYVIFIIFLLIGILTYWNSFGNSFHYDDEMVIVYNRNVTSLKNIPYFFINPKMMFSDLMPGGHYRPLVLTSYAVSYAFTQLNPVAYHLFNFFFHVGSAFLIFLIVKAMLGSIQQSDDAHRDKNVPPIDSRVFLTPTFVDSRGFLTPMFVASMASGLIFLVHPFNSEAVNYVTALSSVMSGFFYLLAFYCWVLFRSQKQEVRSKIGEDRQGFSNFLPLASCFYIASLLAFIAGMLSKEVVITLIVVLWLYDMYGFRSVSSKQSAVSNEQLADKTAYRSPLTADYLLNWRTYIPYIPFVLLVAVPYLLIRLFSLGKVLDHFQRDIWTQLFTELPVLVKHWQMFFIPVDLTPLHLVEIYRTYWSFPVLLSTVIITAYLIIAFILSRVQRRTLRIISFFMFWFFIVLLPTTIIPLNDIFQENRGYLAMVSFAVLAGVVIGELGRIKIKWVSMAVLVGLIIFYAGCTVQRNKVWKSEMALWTDALKKSPRSPAVYTALAVEYKRARKFNMAIDASNKAILLGGNDNFFIHDNLGRIYSMQEKYDLAIKEFEQAVKLYPYKSDTHNELGHAYFIMGKIELAEKELKEAIKYDPKFSRPYYNLGILSRRGGKSSEAINYFKTVISLNPAHSKSWFNLGSLMEEMGNKDEALRYYNRAVQVTAKDEQDVAQEAREAIDRLEKMRAAR; via the coding sequence ATGAAAGATTGGTTGGATAAGCGATATGTAATTTTTATTATCTTCTTGCTCATAGGGATTCTGACGTATTGGAATAGCTTTGGTAATAGTTTTCATTATGATGATGAAATGGTCATTGTTTATAATAGGAATGTCACCTCTCTAAAAAATATCCCGTATTTCTTTATAAATCCTAAGATGATGTTTTCGGATCTGATGCCGGGTGGGCATTATCGTCCTCTTGTGCTTACTTCTTATGCTGTCAGCTATGCGTTCACTCAATTAAATCCTGTAGCCTATCATCTATTCAACTTTTTCTTCCACGTGGGGTCGGCGTTTTTGATATTTCTTATAGTGAAGGCTATGTTAGGCAGCATTCAGCAGTCAGATGACGCCCATCGGGACAAGAATGTCCCGCCTATAGATAGCCGGGTTTTTCTAACGCCTACGTTTGTAGATAGCCGGGGTTTTCTAACCCCGATGTTTGTTGCCTCAATGGCTTCCGGTCTGATTTTTCTTGTCCATCCGTTTAACTCAGAGGCTGTGAACTATGTTACTGCCCTCTCCAGCGTAATGAGCGGGTTCTTTTACCTTCTGGCATTTTATTGCTGGGTGCTTTTTAGAAGTCAGAAGCAAGAAGTAAGAAGTAAGATAGGGGAAGACCGGCAAGGTTTTTCTAACTTCTTACCTCTTGCTTCTTGCTTCTATATAGCTTCCCTCCTCGCCTTTATCGCAGGTATGTTAAGCAAAGAGGTAGTGATTACACTTATAGTCGTGTTATGGCTGTATGATATGTATGGGTTTAGGTCAGTAAGCAGTAAGCAGTCAGCAGTTAGCAATGAACAGTTAGCTGATAAAACTGCTTACCGCTCACCGCTTACTGCTGACTATCTTTTAAACTGGCGAACTTATATCCCATATATTCCTTTTGTCCTTCTCGTAGCGGTGCCTTATTTATTAATAAGATTATTTTCACTTGGGAAGGTGCTTGACCATTTTCAGAGGGATATATGGACTCAGTTGTTTACAGAGCTTCCGGTTCTGGTCAAACACTGGCAGATGTTTTTTATACCTGTTGACCTCACTCCCCTTCATTTAGTGGAAATATACAGGACTTATTGGTCTTTCCCTGTATTATTATCCACGGTCATTATCACAGCATATTTAATTATCGCATTTATTCTTTCACGGGTTCAGAGGCGGACTTTACGCATTATCTCCTTTTTTATGTTCTGGTTTTTTATAGTTCTCTTACCCACAACTATAATCCCTTTAAATGATATTTTTCAGGAAAACCGCGGTTACCTTGCAATGGTAAGTTTTGCAGTCCTCGCCGGTGTAGTAATAGGCGAGTTGGGGAGGATAAAGATTAAATGGGTTTCAATGGCAGTTCTGGTCGGTTTAATTATTTTTTACGCCGGCTGTACAGTACAAAGGAATAAGGTTTGGAAAAGTGAGATGGCCCTCTGGACCGATGCATTGAAGAAGTCTCCAAGGTCTCCGGCAGTTTACACAGCATTAGCTGTTGAATACAAAAGGGCAAGAAAGTTTAACATGGCTATAGATGCATCAAATAAGGCTATTTTACTGGGGGGCAATGATAATTTCTTTATCCATGACAATCTTGGGAGAATCTATTCTATGCAGGAAAAGTATGACCTTGCTATAAAGGAGTTTGAACAGGCAGTAAAACTGTATCCCTATAAATCGGATACTCATAATGAATTAGGTCATGCCTATTTTATAATGGGCAAAATAGAGTTAGCGGAAAAGGAGCTTAAGGAGGCTATTAAGTACGATCCAAAATTCTCCAGACCTTATTATAATCTAGGGATCTTGAGCAGGCGGGGTGGAAAATCTTCTGAGGCTATAAATTATTTTAAGACTGTAATTTCATTAAATCCGGCACATTCGAAATCGTGGTTTAATTTAGGGTCATTGATGGAAGAAATGGGCAACAAGGATGAGGCATTAAGATATTACAACAGGGCAGTTCAGGTAACTGCAAAGGATGAACAAGACGTAGCCCAGGAGGCACGTGAGGCTATTGACAGGCTTGAGAAGATGAGGGCAGCAAGATAA
- a CDS encoding tetratricopeptide repeat protein: MNTKGSWFSTIICSKTLVLCLFVLLGTAAYLNSLHNMFQYDDYFYVTYNKSIRSLNNLPQFFTNPRLLISDHQAGHYRPLVLLSYAINYALGGLDTFGYHLTNLIFHIGTAFLLFLIVKTMLEGMGLGAEVRSKKLEARSRTSADIQRDKNVPPIDSRGFLTPMFVASVASGLIFLVHPFNSEAVNYITARSSVMSGFFYLLGFYCWVKFRSQKSEVRSQQTEERSKKLEARSKIGEDLRGSSNFLPLTSYFYIASFLAFLAGMLSKEVVITLPIVFWLYDIYWPNRSKKQEVRSQMQEDKTDNNTAHRSPLNAGYILNWRTYIPYLPFILIVVIPYFLMRFFSLGGVLTPFKRDVMTQLYTELPVLVKHWRLFLFPTGLTFGDVIGVRNNLWSFEIVLSACFVIVYLILAVYLFLRNELFARISSFFMFWFLIVIIPTTIIPLNVIFQENRGYLAIVSFAVLTGIVISTFLNKLSAKPAFVILIILIGVYFGGTVARNRVWNSEVGLWKDTIDKYPESSKLYIALGVAYTRANMYNDALDALNKAFDLGGGKDPALHEALGKIYIVQKKWDLAAIEYEKMIQVRPDYSGFRNDLGAIYFNIGKLDLAEVQYKRAQQLDHLDYLPHFNLGVLYTEKGMLKEAVKEYNISIALYPDYVKARFNLAELLEELGDKAGAREYYSYIVKQKGSEDRELTHEAGLRLANLMKL, encoded by the coding sequence ATGAATACAAAGGGTTCATGGTTCTCAACTATAATTTGCAGTAAGACATTAGTCCTTTGTTTGTTCGTTCTTCTTGGTACAGCGGCATATCTTAATAGCCTGCATAATATGTTTCAGTATGATGATTATTTTTACGTCACCTACAACAAGAGCATAAGGTCATTAAATAATCTGCCTCAGTTTTTTACAAATCCAAGATTACTTATTTCAGACCATCAGGCAGGTCATTACCGGCCGCTTGTATTGTTGAGCTATGCTATTAATTATGCCCTTGGCGGCCTTGATACCTTTGGTTATCATCTGACAAATCTCATCTTTCATATAGGTACAGCATTTTTGCTATTTCTTATAGTGAAGACCATGTTGGAAGGCATGGGGCTTGGGGCAGAAGTCAGAAGCAAGAAGTTAGAAGCAAGAAGTCGGACGTCAGCAGATATCCAGCGGGACAAGAATGTCCCTCCTATAGATAGTCGGGGTTTTCTAACCCCGATGTTTGTTGCCTCCGTGGCTTCTGGTCTTATTTTCCTTGTTCATCCTTTCAATTCCGAGGCTGTAAACTATATTACAGCAAGGTCAAGCGTAATGAGCGGATTCTTTTATCTGCTGGGATTTTACTGTTGGGTGAAGTTTAGAAGTCAGAAGTCAGAAGTTAGAAGCCAACAGACAGAAGAAAGAAGCAAGAAGTTAGAAGCAAGAAGTAAGATAGGAGAAGACCTGCGAGGTTCTTCTAACTTCTTACCTCTTACTTCTTACTTCTATATTGCTTCCTTCCTTGCCTTTCTCGCAGGTATGTTGAGCAAAGAGGTTGTGATTACACTGCCAATCGTGTTCTGGTTGTATGATATTTATTGGCCCAATAGAAGCAAGAAGCAAGAAGTAAGAAGTCAGATGCAAGAAGATAAGACAGATAACAATACTGCTCACCGCTCACCTCTTAATGCGGGGTATATATTAAACTGGCGGACATACATACCGTATCTCCCCTTTATCCTTATAGTAGTAATCCCATATTTTTTAATGCGGTTTTTTTCACTTGGAGGGGTCCTGACGCCATTCAAGAGAGATGTAATGACACAGTTGTATACTGAACTGCCTGTACTTGTAAAACACTGGAGACTTTTTCTTTTCCCAACCGGGCTTACATTCGGCGACGTTATAGGAGTCCGAAATAATCTCTGGTCATTCGAAATAGTCCTCTCTGCATGTTTCGTCATTGTATACCTTATATTGGCTGTATATCTTTTTCTTCGTAATGAATTATTTGCAAGAATATCTTCATTTTTCATGTTCTGGTTTCTGATTGTAATTATACCTACCACTATTATTCCCTTAAACGTGATTTTTCAGGAAAACCGGGGGTATCTTGCTATAGTGAGTTTTGCTGTTCTGACAGGGATAGTGATCAGCACCTTTTTAAACAAACTATCCGCTAAGCCGGCATTTGTAATATTGATAATACTGATTGGGGTTTACTTTGGAGGGACGGTTGCACGGAATCGGGTATGGAATAGTGAGGTAGGGTTATGGAAAGATACCATTGATAAGTATCCTGAATCGTCAAAACTCTACATAGCCTTAGGGGTTGCTTACACAAGGGCTAATATGTATAATGATGCACTTGATGCATTAAATAAGGCTTTTGATTTAGGCGGGGGTAAAGACCCTGCTCTCCATGAAGCACTTGGAAAAATATATATTGTTCAGAAAAAATGGGACCTTGCAGCAATAGAATATGAGAAAATGATTCAGGTACGTCCGGATTATTCCGGGTTTCGTAATGACTTAGGTGCAATATACTTTAACATCGGGAAATTAGACCTTGCAGAGGTGCAATATAAAAGGGCACAACAGCTTGACCATCTTGACTACCTGCCTCATTTTAACCTGGGAGTTTTATACACAGAGAAGGGGATGCTGAAAGAGGCAGTAAAGGAATATAATATATCAATCGCTTTATATCCTGATTATGTGAAGGCCAGATTTAATCTTGCAGAATTATTAGAAGAACTTGGAGATAAGGCAGGGGCACGGGAATATTACAGTTATATAGTAAAACAAAAAGGGAGTGAAGATAGAGAACTAACACATGAGGCAGGGCTAAGACTGGCTAACCTCATGAAATTATAA
- a CDS encoding SUMF1/EgtB/PvdO family nonheme iron enzyme, producing the protein MPDSLKGKWKGHQYILVSALSILFIFYISKNVFAGDEVVRLSKQGMILVPSGEFLMGSTEKDGVVGKSIGVDEIPQNKVYLKAFFIDKYEVTNRQYKEFVDKTGHVAPVDKYNSYYSWNGNIFPAEQEDIPVSYVSWYDADEYCRWKGKRLPTEAEWEKSARGTDGRQWPWGDNFNEKACNVKYTGAGEILPVTGMIEDVSPYGVIGMCGNLSEWTDSWYLPYPGSSLKRESFGETYKVVRGGSWIMVGLPYSRSAYRANTYHSDYKNRGVGFRCAKDVDEK; encoded by the coding sequence ATGCCTGACTCACTAAAAGGTAAATGGAAAGGACATCAATATATCTTAGTATCAGCTCTAAGTATTTTATTTATTTTTTACATATCGAAAAATGTATTTGCCGGGGATGAAGTTGTACGGTTGTCAAAACAAGGGATGATACTTGTTCCGTCAGGAGAGTTTCTGATGGGGAGTACGGAAAAAGATGGGGTTGTTGGAAAATCTATCGGCGTTGATGAGATCCCGCAGAATAAGGTATATTTAAAGGCATTTTTTATTGATAAATATGAAGTAACAAACAGGCAGTATAAGGAGTTTGTAGATAAAACAGGACACGTCGCGCCTGTTGATAAATATAATAGTTACTATTCATGGAACGGTAATATATTCCCGGCGGAACAGGAAGACATACCTGTTTCTTATGTAAGCTGGTATGATGCTGATGAATATTGCAGATGGAAAGGCAAAAGACTTCCTACAGAGGCAGAGTGGGAAAAATCAGCACGCGGCACAGACGGCCGTCAATGGCCGTGGGGTGATAATTTTAATGAAAAGGCATGTAATGTTAAATATACAGGGGCAGGAGAGATTCTCCCTGTAACCGGAATGATTGAGGATGTTAGTCCTTATGGCGTAATAGGTATGTGCGGGAATTTGAGTGAGTGGACTGATTCATGGTATCTTCCTTATCCGGGAAGTTCATTAAAAAGAGAATCTTTTGGAGAGACTTACAAGGTAGTTAGAGGAGGGTCGTGGATTATGGTCGGATTGCCTTATAGCAGGTCTGCATACCGCGCCAACACATATCATTCTGATTATAAAAACAGAGGGGTCGGCTTCAGGTGTGCAAAGGATGTAGATGAGAAGTAA